Proteins from one Penaeus vannamei isolate JL-2024 chromosome 8, ASM4276789v1, whole genome shotgun sequence genomic window:
- the LOC113819904 gene encoding uncharacterized protein isoform X2 — protein MRKQVLDTGTQRDGGTGRSSLAEHASPSHDLRDMKTRLACLLLVAAAWAAPPPAPPVVGNDTEIGISRDKRYYDCYDHGNWCNMCDPCVPCYNNQHCYQYNCYDPCWGWTTLPPVDPTPPVWPTVPPVWPTRPPVDPTPPVWPTAPPVWPTRPPIDPTPPPWYTRPPVDPTPPPWPTRPPVDPTPPPWHTRPPVDPTPPWPTRPPVDPTPPPWYTRPPVDPTPPRPTRPPVDPTPPRPTRPPVDPTPPRPTRPPVDPTPPPWYTRPPVDPTPPPWNTRPPVDPTPPPWNTRPPIEPTPPPWNTRPPIDPTPPPWYTRPTYIPIWPTKTPRPTYIPIWPTKTPRPTYIPIWPTKTPRPTYIPIWPTKTPRPTYIPIWPTKDPRRTRSAYTTYWATRTPVPTLPTPTNASTIRGCNNVCVDAEQNHYCCNEEKDQCPAQTGDCSVDRRRDVQPVCKLDSDCEDNRRCCFDACKKDFVCMEVKEKLEHPVRKKGSGETGENQ, from the exons TTGGCTTGTCTCCTCCTCGTGGCAGCAGCATGGGCTGCACCACCACCTGCTCCTCCCGTGGTCGGAAACGATACGGAGATAGGAATAAGTCGTGACAAGAGATATTACGACTGCTATGACCATGGTAATTGGTGTAATATGTGCGACCCATGTGTCCCGTGCTACAACAACCAACACTGCTATCAGTATAACTGCTACGATCCATGTTGGGGCTGGACAACATTGCCACCGGTTGATCCCACTCCGCCAGTATGGCCTACTGTCCCTCCTGTGTGGCCCACCAGACCACCCGTAGATCCTACACCTCCAGTATGGCCCACTGCCCCCCCTGTGTGGCCTACGAGACCTCCAATTgatccaacaccaccaccttggTATACAAGACCCCCTGTCGACCCCACGCCACCTCCATGGCCCACCAGACCTCCAGTTGACCCCACGCCACCTCCATGGCACACTAGACCTCCAGTTGACCCCACGCCACCATGGCCCACCAGACCTCCAGTTGACCCCACGCCACCTCCATGGTACACTAGACCTCCAGTTGACCCCACGCCACCAAGGCCCACCAGACCTCCAGTTGACCCCACGCCACCAAGGCCCACCAGACCTCCAGTTGACCCCACGCCACCAAGGCCCACCAGACCTCCAGTTGACCCCACGCCACCTCCATGGTACACTAGACCCCCAGTTGACCCCACGCCACCTCCATGGAACACTAGACCCCCAGTTGACCCCACGCCACCTCCATGGAACACTAGACCCCCAATTGAACCCACGCCACCTCCATGGAACACTAGACCCCCAATTGACCCCACGCCACCTCCATGGTATACTCGACCAACCTATATCCCAATATGGCCTACGAAGACCCCAAGACCAACTTACATCCCAATATGGCCTACGAAGACTCCAAGACCAACTTATATCCCAATATGGCCTACGAAGACCCCAAGACCTACTTACATCCCAATATGGCCTACGAAGACCCCAAGACCAACTTACATCCCAATATGGCCTACGAAGGACCCAAGACGCACAAGATCTGCTTACACCACATACTGGGCTACAAGGACCCCAGTACCAACTTTACCGACCCCTACAAATGCCAGTACAATCCGTGG gTGTAACAATGTTTGTGTTGATGCTGAACAGAACCACTACTGCTGCAATGAAG AGAAGGACCAGTGTCCAGCCCAGACCGGCGATTGCTCAGTGGATAGACGTCGAGATGTGCAG CCTGTGTGTAAGTTAGACAGTGACTGTGAGGATAACCGTCGGTGCTGTTTCGACGCGTGTAAAAAGGACTTCGTTTGCATGGAAGTAAAAGAGAAACTCGAACACCCGGttagaaagaagggaagtggagaaacaggagagaaccAG TGA
- the LOC113819913 gene encoding GILT-like protein 1, with the protein MSRVRRRAQRQCRLDAHCPSDSVCCADGCGHHGKICKKKARNSNALAYRPSKVNMTVIMTSASAESQQFLTSYLAPLELSLRNYVRVEVVPFGRVENGGCQHGPGDCLGNRLISCSERHLAAADKGVAFAVCLTKYQHQLRSADHSAILSAALSCAEGSRRNTKAFYRCAVGPEGYQLFAAAGRRQYQLVPFLSYVPTVLIDGEVVVRSYGDMAKFPSALCSKLNHLPEVRSYCQSLGHQQVKK; encoded by the exons ATGTCACGTGTTAGGAGACGAGCGCAG cgcCAGTGCAGGTTGGACGCTCACTGCCCGAGCGACTCCGTGTGTTGTGCCGACGGCTGTGGCCATCACGGCAAGATCtgcaagaagaaggcgaggaattCAAACGCTCTGGCTTACCGTCCTTCGAAG GTGAATATGACCGTCATCATGACCTCAGCGTCAGCCGAGAGCCAGCAGTTCCTGACCTCTTACCTCGCTCCTCTTGAGCTGTCGCTGCGGAACTACGTCAGGGTGGAGGTCGTGCCTTTCGGACGGGTGGAG AACGGCGGGTGCCAGCACGGGCCCGGCGACTGCTTGGGGAACCGGCTCATCTCGTGCTCGGAGCGCCACCTGGCCGCCGCTGACAAGGGCGTGGCGTTCGCTGTCTGCCTGACGAAGTACCAGCACCAGTTGCGCTCCGCTGACCACTCGGCTATCTTGTCGGCCGCTTTGTCG tgCGCCGAAGGATCAAGAAGGAATACCAAAGCCTTCTACAGGTGCGCCGTAGGACCTGAGGGATACCAGCTGTTTGCGGCAGCTGGCAGGAGACAGTACCAGCTGGTGCCCTTCCTCTCCTATGTACCAACTGTGCTCATCGATGGG GAAGTGGTCGTGAGAAGTTACGGTGACATGGCGAAGTTCCCCTCGGCGCTGTGTAGTAAACTGAACCACTTACCTGAAGTTAGGTCTTACTGTCAGAGTTTGGGCCACCAgcaggtaaaaaaataa
- the LOC113819904 gene encoding uncharacterized protein isoform X1 has product MRKQVLDTGTQRDGGTGRSSLAEHASPSHDLRDMKTRLACLLLVAAAWAAPPPAPPVVGNDTEIGISRDKRYYDCYDHGNWCNMCDPCVPCYNNQHCYQYNCYDPCWGWTTLPPVDPTPPVWPTVPPVWPTRPPVDPTPPVWPTAPPVWPTRPPIDPTPPPWYTRPPVDPTPPPWPTRPPVDPTPPPWHTRPPVDPTPPWPTRPPVDPTPPPWYTRPPVDPTPPRPTRPPVDPTPPRPTRPPVDPTPPRPTRPPVDPTPPPWYTRPPVDPTPPPWNTRPPVDPTPPPWNTRPPIEPTPPPWNTRPPIDPTPPPWYTRPTYIPIWPTKTPRPTYIPIWPTKTPRPTYIPIWPTKTPRPTYIPIWPTKTPRPTYIPIWPTKDPRRTRSAYTTYWATRTPVPTLPTPTNASTIRGCNNVCVDAEQNHYCCNEEEKDQCPAQTGDCSVDRRRDVQPVCKLDSDCEDNRRCCFDACKKDFVCMEVKEKLEHPVRKKGSGETGENQ; this is encoded by the exons TTGGCTTGTCTCCTCCTCGTGGCAGCAGCATGGGCTGCACCACCACCTGCTCCTCCCGTGGTCGGAAACGATACGGAGATAGGAATAAGTCGTGACAAGAGATATTACGACTGCTATGACCATGGTAATTGGTGTAATATGTGCGACCCATGTGTCCCGTGCTACAACAACCAACACTGCTATCAGTATAACTGCTACGATCCATGTTGGGGCTGGACAACATTGCCACCGGTTGATCCCACTCCGCCAGTATGGCCTACTGTCCCTCCTGTGTGGCCCACCAGACCACCCGTAGATCCTACACCTCCAGTATGGCCCACTGCCCCCCCTGTGTGGCCTACGAGACCTCCAATTgatccaacaccaccaccttggTATACAAGACCCCCTGTCGACCCCACGCCACCTCCATGGCCCACCAGACCTCCAGTTGACCCCACGCCACCTCCATGGCACACTAGACCTCCAGTTGACCCCACGCCACCATGGCCCACCAGACCTCCAGTTGACCCCACGCCACCTCCATGGTACACTAGACCTCCAGTTGACCCCACGCCACCAAGGCCCACCAGACCTCCAGTTGACCCCACGCCACCAAGGCCCACCAGACCTCCAGTTGACCCCACGCCACCAAGGCCCACCAGACCTCCAGTTGACCCCACGCCACCTCCATGGTACACTAGACCCCCAGTTGACCCCACGCCACCTCCATGGAACACTAGACCCCCAGTTGACCCCACGCCACCTCCATGGAACACTAGACCCCCAATTGAACCCACGCCACCTCCATGGAACACTAGACCCCCAATTGACCCCACGCCACCTCCATGGTATACTCGACCAACCTATATCCCAATATGGCCTACGAAGACCCCAAGACCAACTTACATCCCAATATGGCCTACGAAGACTCCAAGACCAACTTATATCCCAATATGGCCTACGAAGACCCCAAGACCTACTTACATCCCAATATGGCCTACGAAGACCCCAAGACCAACTTACATCCCAATATGGCCTACGAAGGACCCAAGACGCACAAGATCTGCTTACACCACATACTGGGCTACAAGGACCCCAGTACCAACTTTACCGACCCCTACAAATGCCAGTACAATCCGTGG gTGTAACAATGTTTGTGTTGATGCTGAACAGAACCACTACTGCTGCAATGAAG AGGAGAAGGACCAGTGTCCAGCCCAGACCGGCGATTGCTCAGTGGATAGACGTCGAGATGTGCAG CCTGTGTGTAAGTTAGACAGTGACTGTGAGGATAACCGTCGGTGCTGTTTCGACGCGTGTAAAAAGGACTTCGTTTGCATGGAAGTAAAAGAGAAACTCGAACACCCGGttagaaagaagggaagtggagaaacaggagagaaccAG TGA